DNA from Ziziphus jujuba cultivar Dongzao chromosome 2, ASM3175591v1:
gttaaaattttcataatcaaTAAGAATAATACTGGAGGTACTAAAAAGTCTATTAAACTATATCAAGAAAACATACCAAATTGTCTATCATATCAAGgtaaattgaatataaaagaGTAATGCTAGAGATACTatctaatatagtaaaaaaaaaaaaaaaaaatctacttaTCAAGGGTACAGATATCATTATTTGTttagttaacatattaatataatttaaatgtaaacttttaaaatgataactataattaaatataaataaaccaaataataataaaaacacacTTAAAGTCCATTTGGCATggtatattttattagttgtgttgtattaatttgtactgtattattatttatggtaTTTAATGTAGACTGCATAACAAAACTTATAAATTATGTGTTTAGTACAGGATCCTACTTTATTGtattagttttctattttttaaacaaaactaaagaaattgataatattttatatatatagaatttcatcctttatttttatgcataatttttaataaataaagaagtacaaagaagaaaatacaaaaatttattgataaataatatgttGGAATGCAATATTTGATACACACCAATTTAAATTCCAATCAAACATCtttaaaacaacataaaaaaattttaaaaaattaatgatatttgaatatattttttatagttaTCAAATGGGTTTTAATGTactaaaggaaaaaagaaataaataaaaggtttcACCACTACCTTCACTtttatcatctatatatatatgtggtgtgtgtattaaaagaaaaaaaaaaaaaaaaaaaacggggGAAAAACCAATAAAAGCATGCCCATCAAACCTTGTGCATCTTAATAATCCATCATTCCACTTTATTAGTTATACACCATTTGAAACGCTATAAATCACAAAGTAGATCGTGCTATACGGTCAGTGCACATGGGATTCCGtgtaaaatataagaaaatactaTGTTAATACTGTACAACTTTTAATATAAAGTGCCAAATATGGCATTAgtataatattttgatagattaAATGAAACATATCATTAGTAAGCTATCATGGTAAAATTAGatggtactttttttttctttctgaaaaAAGGGGTTACCGTAAACCattttaagaataaatataatgaaatatagcAGTACAATTTTATCATCCGATAAATATGTTTTGTATACTTCAGATGCCTCTGATAATTATTCATTAGTTAAATCCAAATGCTTTCTCCAAAACTTATCAAGAATTTTCTTTTAcgaattttttatcaatttgtcAAAATTATTAACATAACCACTCAGTACTTTTCAATAAGATTTTTACATTTTCCCACCATTTTGGCCAAGAATATGAAATGGAATTCCCTCCATGTGGGAGAGATGGAGAGGCTAAAGCGGAGGCGTATTTCGAGGAGGGTGTTCACGTTCAACGCTAGTCCTTGGAATCAGTAGAGCCACTGGAATGGAATGGAATGGAATCCAAATCCTCCTCCATCCATTCGTTGGAAACCCACAGTTGGTGTGCTTGCTCGTCAGATTAGTCTGTGTATGTGCGCGAATTTGTTTTGGCAGGTTCAGAGAATGAATGGGAGACTCAAATCCCAAGTCTTTAATTGTTGGGAATGACACTGAGGAGAACAAAATCTGCTTGGAACCAGCTAAAATAGAAAAACCAGGCATTTGGAAAAAATGAACGAAAAGGCCTCCGTCTCCAAGGAACTCAACGCCAAACAcatcaaggttttttttttttttcttttttttttttttcccttttctattTAGTTACACCATTTTTTGGAAGTTTTGAAAGAAGATTTCGATACCCATTTCGTATTTTGACTTCTTTTGCGGTTTGATTTATTCTGTTAGTTCGGTTAAGATTTTTCTTCATGTGGGTATTTGCAATCGTGGTCGCTACAAGAGGCAGGGataagaaaaattagaaaacatggTCTATCTGGGAAGTTATTTGAAATCTGATTAAATTTTGTTGGTTCTGGTTGTTTGGTTTTCATGTAACATATGAATGTTAAAGTTTGAACTCAGtagggaaagggaaagggaaagggaaaggggGAAAAATATAATCTTTCATAGAGCAGAAACAATGACAGAGACATGGGtagaaaataaatatctttatttatgAAAGTATGTAAATTGTTGTTttgtccccttttttttttttagttgattcCATTCTTAGCTTTAATTTGTTTGAGTCCTGGCAGCTAGAAAGTAGAAATTTCCTGCTTGAACTAATTAGAAACCTAAATATGgtgcaaatttgttgttgaatGCTCTGGTTTGAGATGAACCTACCAACTGAAATTAATATCATCAatcccatttatttatttatttattttgttatagttttcaataatttgttattttcaGGTCAAAATCTAAATGAGTCATCTTGTGTCTGAATTGCCACTGTCTTTTATAGTCAAGTACTTGTTTGACCCTTTTGATAAAGAGGATAATTTAGATTTTGATTCATAATGGTTACGAAACGGATATTAATCTTATTGTTAGTTAGCCCAAAGGGCAAAGAGGACCCTTTAAGAGTCACTCTTAGCATCTCTTTTAGACcaaataaaagctaaaaaaatgTGTACAGAAACATTGACAATGAACCAATGCATACGAGTAGGATATGACACTCTTGCAAGAAAAATTACATCCTGGTTTAACCAATATGttctattttttatagtttGTCTTGTTATACCTCTTTGTTAATTTCAATAATGACAATTATTTTCTGTTGGATTGTTATTCTATTAGCAGATTTTAGAAGGTCTTGTTAAGCTACCACAGAACAGGGAATGTGCTGACTGTCGTAACAAGTATGCATTTCAGAACTCATTTTCTCACCATGTATAATTcattatatttatgtatgctTGAATATGCCTCTATATGCATCATTATTCACTGCTGTAAAGTACTGTAATTatcttaaaaaggaaaaaaaaaaaaaaaaaaagtcttggaTTACAGTTTGGTCATTCACATCCATTACTGATGCTTATTAATATCTCAAATTTGATAAGCACTTTTGATCTCTAGAATGAAATCTCACCatgattaaatttatttgatgcTGATGAACTCTTCTATCAATAGTGTTTTGAAGCTTTTCCAAGTCTGCGTCTTTGTTGTTTCATTTGAAAATGTCAGTCATTTAGCAAAGGTTCTTCCTGAACTTGTTATTTCATTCAATAACGGCTCTTGGGCATCCAGCTATTCCCCAAGAGAGCTTGTAAGTCTTGGCAGTTCTTTCAAATATGGCATGAGTATATTCTGAAGTTATTTCTTCTGAAAATTCATATTCATCTTGTTTTGTCATTCACCAACCTAGAACGGCTTAATGTTGTTTCCCTACAAATTTGAAGTCTTTTCCCTAATCATCCATGCTTGATCCATTTCTCGACATGCAAGTTGATATCATTTGGTACCATTTTTGGTCTCCTATTCATCTAATTCTATGTTCTTGCTTGTGTTTTCTCGTTCCATAGCCTTCTAATAATCATCCGCGTCATCCAATGCCTACTTTCCTTCATCTCTTGAGTTTTCCAACAACTGCAGGTCCAATGTTTTAGGATATAAATATTGGTGGAATTGCAAATCTGTTTTAAGTTTTCGATCTCCTGTCTTGTACAAGATAGGACGCTTATTTAATCCTAAATACATGCTAATTGTTGAAAATGGAAATGTTATAGAGTTCTTGTATTTGCTTTCCAAATTAGACTCAAATCTGAAGTTAAAATGGGTTTCCATTCAAGCTGAGTGTTTTGAaacattatttttgtttcattttattaataattttcagtGTTATGGAAAATTTTCAGGGCCCCCAGGTGGGCAAGTGTGAATCTGGGGATATTTATATGCATGCAATGTTCTGGAATTCATCGAAGTCTTGGAGTGCATATTTCAaaggttttgtttatttgccTGTCTCTTTATAACTCTCTCTGTTTTATGCTTTgctatttataaatttgttttcgCTTTTCCATTTGCTTTGCTTTttaagatggaaaaaaagaTTGTTTTTCACTTTCAAAGGAGGAAACAGAAAACACATTCCAACATCTATaacctctttttcttctttttcttttttaatataaaaacccaaccggtttttttttttttttttttttttttttttttgggaaattagTTTGTTCATGGctgtaaatttttataaaactgtCTGCTATACTATCTATTAACCCCGGACAGAGCCAAGATTTCTAAACAATGAGGgcaaatgcaaaaataaatcGGAACAAAGTTAATTttctctgaaaaaaaaaattgtttgtattttcataacatatttgtaaatattaaaagaataagaaagaaacaaagttatcagatttataattttagtaaaataattcatataaaagagagtatttttttttttttaactttactCAAACCAAATATCTTAACAACAAAAACTCTTGTTTTttagctaaatatatataaatatatatacatatatatatatataaagaaaaaaagatgctATTCTCAAAACGACAtggttttttatatatttatttttagattatattattttttttgacattatatatatatatatatatatatatatataatttcttttggtATTTGGTTTTGGGTAGCTTCCAAGTAACGAATTTTAAGTAATTTACACTTACCAAAACCGACAAAGagaaccaacaaaaaaataatacgaAAAATTGGGAAAGGAATTATTGATGCAagcaacttaattttttttttttttttttccccttgagAAAAACAACCTATATTTTcgtatagaaaaaataatattataaaaagcgTTTTAGAAAGTAATTAGGATTTTATGTCGGtatagaaatattatataaatgtttgtttatgttttctttCACCTTGAAACGAGTGCCATTATTTGTCACTGCCTGTGAGGAGTACGTTGGAAAAACTGTACGGCCGCATCGTTGAAGATTTTTTGCGGTTTTGTTAGTTctacaattctttagaaaccgCTTCCGATCGATTCGAAAACATGTCTAGCTTCGTATTTTATGACATTCCTACACTCGGTTTTGACGTCCATAAACATCAAGATGGCAAAGTTTCTCAGGAAACAAGAACACAAGTCCAGAAAGATGAACAAGTTTCtgatgagaaaagaaaaagtgaaatttCTGATGAAAAAGTAGGTGGAGTTGTTGAAGATTCTGAAAAAGATGAACACCCTTTTAGAGAAACTCTTCATGGGAAAGGATTGAGAAGCACATTTAAGTTTCTTAGAGAGCAAGGAATCCTTGAACAGAGTAATGATGATGAATGGAGTGGAACAAGAAGTGACGAAAGGAAGAGCAAACTTGTTGGctttgttgatgatgatgatgaagaccaAAACAATTATGAACGAAAGGAGACACGTTGCTGTTCATCATCTTTGAACCATCAAAAGAAGAAGCACCCACCAAAGGTTTATTGAGAAAAGGATATCATCATCCAAAGGAAAGATGAATTCGGTCGTGATTTGACTGAGAAAGAAGCATTTCTGGTTTTCTCTCATAAGTTTCATGGGAAAGAACCTGGTAAGAAGAAGCAGGAGAACCGCAGGAAACAAAACGAACAAGAATTGAAGTTGAAGAAACAGATGGGGAGTTTGTATACGCCATTGCCGTGTGTGGAGAATATGTGGAAAGCACAAGCTGAGTTGAAGACTCCTTATGTTGTTATCAGTGGTGATGTTAGACCAGGACAAACTAGTGATCCCAGAAGTTGTTTTGCTACTCTTGAGAAGGATCTCTCTGAGGATTTTAGTCCATTGCTTGGTGATAAAAAAGGTTGAACAATTCCTGAGGATAAAGCGCAATGCTGCTGAGCCTGCAAATTCAGGGGAACTCAAGAAGCCTAAATCTTGAatctttctttagttttcttTGATAGTTTCAATTTGgttcattgaaatttttaagaTATACTTAAATTTTCTAGGCTTTATTTCTTTGCTGTTTAATTTTTGATTAGTCAAAATTTGCTaaatttatgtttaattggtttttCCAATTCATAATTGCTTCTGTTGtttgttttctattattattattatttttttttatagtagaATTGCTTATTATCTTATTAGTACAAATGGCTTATGCTTTCTGGTTCTGAAATAGGTACGATCCACAACTTTGGATACATGGCTGCCAGAGCAGGTTACTTTCATGGCATGTAAGAATATTCTCAACCTGTGAAATCATGTATCAACGGTTAAAGATATGGTATATATGGAAACAATGATACCCAAACTCTTCACTAAAGAGATGCTAATTAAAAGAGATGCTAATTAACATATTAAGTAAACCATAATTCACAATATCTATATTCAAAAGAAGTTAACAGTAGTGAAAAACACGTTATTTGATAGTTAACAATCTCTTCttaagatgttttttttttttttttttaatttttttaaaacaacaataagttttcaaattatattttcctCAATGTTGATTTGTTTGTGGAGCATAGCTACCGGTAATGAAAAGGCAAACAGATACTGGGAAGCAAGACTACCACCAAATTCCGACAGAAATGGGATTGAGAAATTTATTCATGCCAAGTAAATTGCTTGCTGAAACTTTCTTATGGATTAATGTGGAGAAAAAGTTGTTCTGTATAATTTCCCTCCTTTTGTCTTCAACCTTAATTTGCTTAGAACTTGTAGGTATGTGGAAAAGAGATGGGTTTCGAAGGATGAAACTCAACCAACTCCAAGATCAGCTGAAATGAGTGGCAATTTTATGTCAGCAAGAGCAATGCAAAGAAACTTTCCAAAGAAAACAAGGAGTCTATCTCTCGAGGAAGCAATTCTATCAAAACACCTAGGTGTAGCACAAGTTTCTCCTCCTCCTGTTGCCAAATCCCGTGGGGTAGTTTTCATATATTTCTCCTTACCATTATATTTCTGCTTTATGAAGAGACATTTCTGTTAGTATTATGTTGGTATACAAAATGTTTCTTGCGCTAATTTCCATGCATTATATTCTTTCCATATTTATATTACAGAGGTCTCATAAGCTAATTCTGATGAACTTATGAACTACTTGAACTAGTGCTATAgacttttatgtttgttttcttgttctttttattcttttcttcttctcattGAGTTCCCACTAATCAATCAGCAGTGGTAGTTTTATTTTCATAGTTAAGTTAAGACAGAGGGAGGCCAGCTTTGAAGGTAGTTATACTTGTTTTTGGGTATGAACTACTTGAGCTAGTGCCATAGACTTTTATGTtcgttttcttcctttttttctcttcttctcctCATTGAGTTCCCCAGAATCAATCAGCAATGGAAGTATTGCATTTTCATAGTTAAGTTGAGACAGAGGAAGGCCAGCTTCCCTAGAAGGTCGTATAACTTTTTTGGGTAGGAGTAACATGGAGGTTCGAGATTGAGATTTTTCCTTTAATGAAGCTCAAATTGTTTTTTCTCAAATTacttttcaatctggtttcccAATTTCTTGTAGCAGTTGGTCTCTTTTAAAAGCTTAAGGCATTAATAGCAGGTTTTGTGCCTTGTTTTGGCCTTTTGATGCCAAGTTGTCTGGTTTTTAATCAACCTAAGAATAAAATCAATGCTTGCAGCCACCAACTTGGCTCTTGCTGCATAATTTTACCCATCAAACTAAGGTTTCAGATAGTCCTCTTTTTTCtcctgttttctttattttttcttcttcttcttacccactctttttcttttttcttttttcttctttttattttttattttttcccttgaCTTTGTAATGCAAGTTTCTCTGAGTTAGGGTACATCAAGAAAAGTTTTGAGGGACAGTCATTAAGAATATAAATGGTGTGTGCAGGGTTCATTCGATTTGAAGAACAGCATGTTTGTTTCACCACCATGCAAGGGTCCGTCAATGACAACAGAATGTCTTACATCTACAAGAAGAACGAATGGTACCAAAGACCTCTACAACTTGATTTATGTCCATGATGCAAAGAAGGATTCTTCTACTGTGACTCCCTCATCCTGGGCAACTTTTGATTGTAAGACACACCTAATTTGTTAATTCATATCGTTTTGCAAGCCCATGCTCACAAAGAGCTATCAAAGccaatagaaataatttataaGCAAATTATTATGTTAAGAACCAAAACTCATTCTCAATCTCCAAACCTGCTAATTAAGCAAAGCCAGGTTTTCCTTATTTCTTTGAAGTTCGCTGCATGGGGGTCTCGAATTTTATATGGTATATATACCAATTATATGGTAAAAACGTGTGTATTTTAATGTGATTTATGCCTAGCTAGCTCTTAGTCTGTCATTAGATATGATTCAAGACTGTTGATATACTGAAACTCAACTCAAAATCTATTTGTTGCAGGAGATTTGTAAGATTGAAGCTGTTGGAGTTGGAAATCCTTGTTGTACCCTTGACCTATTAAGGTCCACATTGTATATTATTCCTGTTTTGCAAGTTTAAAAATGTATACTCCAATTTACAAGTTTTAGGTGACAGATATATACTTAcaatttcaattctttttaagatgtgattatttatttttaagtccACATCAAACTTTATAGACTACTTTGTCTAAAAATAATGGTTTGATACAATTGATCCTAATTATATTATGAGAATGTAGCTAGGCCAGTTTTGTTCTTCATAATTTGGAGAAATATCACATCATAAGATTCTAAAAAATTACTCTCAATTTTCCACACACTAATTTGTAGGTGTAGGTGTATTAAAATGGTTCTTTTTAGTATCATAATTAAACTATTATTTGGAATTGCATGCATCAGTAGTCAGTCTCATAGATTCTCCTATGAGACTGAATGTAAATTTACCACATAACTATTACAGTGATATCTTTCAATGTTTTCatgttttgtttgaaaaaaagcTTCATATCTCAGACGTTCTAATTAAGCAACCAAAAGCTTACAAAATTGAGagccttttttctttcttttttctttctttctcattttttacATTTCGATAAATCTTTTAGA
Protein-coding regions in this window:
- the LOC107419721 gene encoding probable ADP-ribosylation factor GTPase-activating protein AGD15 isoform X1, encoding MNEKASVSKELNAKHIKQILEGLVKLPQNRECADCRNKAPRWASVNLGIFICMQCSGIHRSLGVHISKVRSTTLDTWLPEQVTFMASTGNEKANRYWEARLPPNSDRNGIEKFIHAKTCRYVEKRWVSKDETQPTPRSAEMSGNFMSARAMQRNFPKKTRSLSLEEAILSKHLGVAQVSPPPVAKSRGGSFDLKNSMFVSPPCKGPSMTTECLTSTRRTNGTKDLYNLIYVHDAKKDSSTVTPSSWATFD
- the LOC107419721 gene encoding probable ADP-ribosylation factor GTPase-activating protein AGD15 isoform X3; this translates as MNEKASVSKELNAKHIKQILEGLVKLPQNRECADCRNKAPRWASVNLGIFICMQCSGIHRSLGVHISKVRSTTLDTWLPEQVTFMASTGNEKANRYWEARLPPNSDRNGIEKFIHAKYVEKRWVSKDETQPTPRSAEMSGNFMSARAMQRNFPKKTRSLSLEEAILSKHLGVAQVSPPPVAKSRGGSFDLKNSMFVSPPCKGPSMTTECLTSTRRTNGTKDLYNLIYVHDAKKDSSTVTPSSWATFD
- the LOC107419721 gene encoding probable ADP-ribosylation factor GTPase-activating protein AGD15 isoform X4, with amino-acid sequence MNEKASVSKELNAKHIKILEGLVKLPQNRECADCRNKAPRWASVNLGIFICMQCSGIHRSLGVHISKVRSTTLDTWLPEQVTFMASTGNEKANRYWEARLPPNSDRNGIEKFIHAKYVEKRWVSKDETQPTPRSAEMSGNFMSARAMQRNFPKKTRSLSLEEAILSKHLGVAQVSPPPVAKSRGGSFDLKNSMFVSPPCKGPSMTTECLTSTRRTNGTKDLYNLIYVHDAKKDSSTVTPSSWATFD
- the LOC107419721 gene encoding probable ADP-ribosylation factor GTPase-activating protein AGD15 isoform X2 → MNEKASVSKELNAKHIKILEGLVKLPQNRECADCRNKAPRWASVNLGIFICMQCSGIHRSLGVHISKVRSTTLDTWLPEQVTFMASTGNEKANRYWEARLPPNSDRNGIEKFIHAKTCRYVEKRWVSKDETQPTPRSAEMSGNFMSARAMQRNFPKKTRSLSLEEAILSKHLGVAQVSPPPVAKSRGGSFDLKNSMFVSPPCKGPSMTTECLTSTRRTNGTKDLYNLIYVHDAKKDSSTVTPSSWATFD